In Dolichospermum flos-aquae CCAP 1403/13F, the following proteins share a genomic window:
- the psaC gene encoding photosystem I iron-sulfur center protein PsaC has protein sequence MSHTVKIYDTCIGCTQCVRACPTDVLEMVPWDGCKAAQVAASPRTEDCVGCKRCETACPTDFLSIRVYLGAETTRSMGLAY, from the coding sequence ATGTCTCATACCGTTAAAATCTACGACACCTGCATTGGCTGTACACAATGCGTCCGCGCTTGCCCTACGGACGTGCTAGAAATGGTTCCTTGGGATGGCTGTAAAGCTGCTCAAGTGGCTGCTTCTCCCCGCACCGAAGACTGTGTAGGTTGTAAGCGTTGTGAAACTGCTTGCCCCACCGATTTCTTGAGTATTCGCGTTTATCTAGGCGCTGAAACAACTCGCAGCATGGGCTTGGCTTACTAA